In a single window of the Biomphalaria glabrata chromosome 5, xgBioGlab47.1, whole genome shotgun sequence genome:
- the LOC106055497 gene encoding inactive pancreatic lipase-related protein 1-like, which yields MAPFSVVLLSLLVTAIEMKTLEPEENAAETIEKRAPACYGSLGCFATEGAFGVSLERPLVLTPESPQQIGTVFKLYTREFRTTSQDLQAIHNNNAATTFSHFKVAKTKIVVHGFLDNPAITSWQKDLKDEFLKQDDYNIIVVDWSRGNLPPYTQATANTRVVGAQIAELVKELIRTKGVTAADFHIIGHSLGSHISGYAGERIPGLARITGLDPAGPYFENTDPTVRLDPTDALFVDAIHTDSESLIQFGLGTREPVAHLDFFPNLGRDQPGCTRNPFTQIAEWGLVQGTAEVVACNHFRAIHFFMESVNSPCPFMGYACVTEDDFTSGRCNSCGTAGCAYMGLHADKNIPPRGQSRKIFFTTAAHRPFCQYHLDINVKLSAGTGQTERGQLFAVFTGDKGSTEKIQLNEDPIDFHVGTTYHFKVGTAKDIGNVQSVTLSFTHIAPLLNPFQWDILGLRGPKLYISEVDVDRKEASAVTRLCTGGVSVETDHSIVVTRAC from the exons ATGGCGCCATTTTCTGTTGTACTCTTGTCATTGTTGGTGACAGCAATAGAGATGAAAACTCTCGAACCAGAAGAGAATGCAGCAGAGACAATAGAAAAAA GGGCGCCTGCTTGTTATGGCTCACTTGGTTGTTTTGCAACAGAAGGAGCTTTTGGAGTCAGCCTTGAACGCCCTTTAGTTCTGACACCCGAGTCCCCACAACAGATTGG aACTGTGTTCAAGCTTTACACTCGTGAGTTCAGGACGACGTCTCAAGATCTGCAGGCTATTCACAACAACAATGCTGCCACCACATTTTCACACTTCAAAGTCgccaaaacaaaaattgtggTGCACGGTTTTTTGGACAACCCTGCCATCACTAGCTGGCAAAAA GATTTAAAAGATGAGTTCCTTAAACAAGATGATTACAATATTATTGTCGTGGACTGGTCAAGAGGCAATTTACCCCCTTACACACAGGCAACAGCCAACACTCGTGTGGTCGGAGCTCAGATTGCTGAGTTGGTTAAAGAATTGATA AGAACGAAGGGTGTAACTGCAGCAGACTTTCATATTATTGGACACAGTCTTGGCTCACATATTAGTGGCTACGCTGGAGAGAGAATTCCTGGCCTTGCTAGAATTACAG GTCTGGACCCTGCTGGACCTTACTTTGAAAACACTGATCCCACTGTGAGACTGGATCCAACAGATGCATTGTTTGTGGATGCTATCCATACAGACAGCGAGTCGTTAATTCAATTTG GTTTGGGTACACGCGAACCAGTTGCCCATTTGGACTTTTTTCCTAATTTAGGTCGTGACCAACCCGGGTGTACTCGAAACCCATTCACCCAGATAGCTGAGTGGGGCTTGGTCCAAG GGACAGCCGAAGTTGTTGCATGCAATCATTTCAGAGCCATTCACTTCTTTATGGAAAGTGTCAATAGTCCATGTCCGTTTATGGGATATGCTTGCGTGACTGAAGATGACTTCACG AGTGGTAGATGCAACTCGTGCGGTACTGCTGGCTGTGCTTACATGGGACTGCATGCTGATAAAAACATTCCACCTAGAGGACAGTCCAGAAAGATTTTCTTTACCACAGCCGCTCATAGACCTTTCTGTC AGTATCACCTAGATATCAATGTGAAACTCTCCGCTGGAACTGGTCAAACTGAACGTGGTCAACTGTTCGCTGTATTCACTGGAgataaaggcagcactgaaaagaTTCAACTGAATGAAGA cCCAATTGACTTCCATGTTGGTACAACCTACCACTTTAAAGTGGGCACTGCTAAGGACATCGGCAACGTACAATCAGTGACACTTTCATTTACTCACATCGCCCCACTTCTGAACCCTTTTCAGTGGGACATTCTGGGCTTGAGGGGACCAAAACTTTACATCTCAGAAGTTGACGTGGACAGGAAAGAAGCAAGCGCTGT AACACGTCTATGCACTGGTGGAGTTAGTGTTGAAACTGATCATTCTATCGTTGTAACAAGAGCTTGTTAG